In Archangium violaceum, the following are encoded in one genomic region:
- a CDS encoding SPFH domain-containing protein, giving the protein MLFAIAGAVVAGGVCCAVAMRMGYRRVGPGEALVIERGARPTRVSFGGAVVWPMVDRAEVLDLSVRKVVVERRGGQGLSCRDGIRVDVRATFLVKVERNPEDVLRVAREVGCARANRSEEVQALLEERFACALANSASTFNFDELLADRGLFIDHVRVEVGDELLGFKLERMSLGRLEQTPLDQLDPTNVVDAQGILKLTERATRLAVETSEQLRQPWLAPREGKAEPRGGGEDELEREVERALERARNN; this is encoded by the coding sequence GTGCTGTTTGCGATTGCCGGTGCGGTAGTGGCCGGTGGGGTGTGTTGCGCGGTGGCGATGAGGATGGGCTATCGCCGGGTGGGGCCAGGGGAGGCGCTGGTCATCGAACGAGGTGCGAGGCCGACGCGGGTGAGCTTTGGGGGAGCGGTGGTGTGGCCGATGGTGGATCGTGCGGAGGTGTTGGACCTGTCGGTGAGGAAGGTGGTGGTGGAGAGGAGGGGAGGGCAGGGGCTGTCGTGCCGGGACGGGATTCGAGTGGATGTGAGGGCGACGTTCCTGGTGAAGGTGGAGAGGAATCCGGAGGACGTGTTGAGGGTGGCGAGGGAGGTGGGGTGTGCGAGGGCGAACCGTTCGGAGGAGGTGCAGGCGTTGCTGGAGGAGAGATTCGCCTGCGCGCTGGCGAACTCGGCGAGCACGTTCAACTTCGATGAGCTGCTGGCGGACCGTGGCCTGTTCATCGACCACGTGAGGGTGGAGGTGGGGGACGAGCTGCTGGGGTTCAAGCTGGAGAGGATGTCGCTGGGGAGACTGGAGCAGACACCGTTGGACCAGTTGGATCCGACGAACGTGGTGGATGCGCAGGGAATCCTGAAGCTGACGGAGAGGGCGACGAGGCTGGCGGTGGAGACGAGCGAGCAGCTGAGACAGCCGTGGTTGGCGCCGAGAGAGGGAAAGGCGGAGCCGAGGGGTGGAGGGGAGGACGAGCTGGAAAGGGAAGTCGAGCGGGCGCTGGAGCGAGCAAGAAACAACTGA
- a CDS encoding sigma-54 interaction domain-containing protein → MAKRADEQQGRQPPALASLLEVSQALAGANDLKAALHRVLERLERYHGVVRGTVTLKDPNADDLYIEASIGLSAEGRKARYRLGEGITGRVVQSARPIVVPEISREPLFLHRAFRGRKDGGPESSFICVPILLHRKPVGALGVDLLFDKDRDYEEETRLFSVIASMIGQALAAHRLLEDERKKLLEENTTLRQELRERYDFSNIIGTSGPMRQVYEQIHQVARTTTTVLIRGESGTGKELIAHALHYNSTRAKKPFIRVNCAALPETLIESELFGYEKGAFTGAQARKRGRFELAEGGTLFLDEIGEVNPTTQVKLLRVLQEREFERVGGTETLKANVRLIAATNKDLETAISEKSFREDLYYRLNVFTLFIPPLRERKSDLLLLADHFVAKYSREHGKNIRRISTPAIDMLVSYHWPGNVRELENIIERAVLVCDGNAIHGHHLPPTLQTAEASETVTSTSLTDAVQQFEKDLIADALKTTRGNRAKAARLLRTTERIVNYKVSKYEIDCSRFRS, encoded by the coding sequence ATGGCGAAGCGAGCAGACGAGCAGCAGGGCCGGCAGCCTCCCGCCCTGGCCAGCCTCCTGGAGGTCAGCCAGGCCCTGGCCGGCGCCAACGATCTCAAGGCGGCCCTCCACCGTGTGCTGGAGCGGCTCGAGCGCTACCACGGCGTCGTGCGCGGTACCGTGACACTGAAGGATCCCAACGCCGACGACCTCTACATCGAGGCCTCCATCGGTTTGAGCGCCGAGGGTCGCAAGGCCCGCTACCGGCTCGGCGAGGGCATCACCGGCCGCGTCGTCCAGAGCGCCAGGCCCATCGTCGTCCCGGAGATCAGCCGCGAGCCTCTCTTCCTCCACCGCGCCTTCCGCGGCCGCAAGGACGGTGGCCCGGAGTCCTCCTTCATCTGCGTCCCCATCCTCCTGCACCGCAAGCCCGTCGGCGCCCTCGGCGTGGACCTGCTCTTCGACAAGGACCGCGACTACGAGGAGGAGACCCGCCTCTTCAGCGTCATCGCCTCCATGATCGGCCAGGCCCTCGCCGCCCACCGCCTCCTGGAGGATGAGCGCAAGAAGCTGCTCGAGGAGAACACCACCCTGCGCCAGGAGCTCCGCGAGCGCTACGACTTCTCCAACATCATCGGCACCAGCGGCCCCATGCGCCAGGTGTACGAGCAGATCCACCAGGTCGCTCGCACCACCACCACCGTCCTCATCCGCGGCGAGTCCGGCACCGGCAAGGAGCTCATCGCCCACGCCCTCCACTACAACTCCACCCGCGCCAAGAAGCCCTTCATCCGCGTCAACTGCGCCGCCCTCCCCGAAACCCTCATCGAGTCCGAGCTCTTCGGCTACGAAAAGGGCGCCTTCACCGGCGCCCAGGCCCGCAAGCGCGGCCGCTTCGAGCTCGCCGAGGGCGGCACCCTCTTCCTCGATGAGATCGGCGAGGTCAACCCCACCACCCAGGTGAAGCTCCTCCGCGTCCTCCAGGAGCGTGAGTTCGAACGCGTCGGCGGCACCGAAACCCTCAAGGCCAACGTCCGCCTCATCGCCGCCACCAACAAGGACCTCGAAACCGCCATCTCCGAGAAGTCCTTCCGCGAGGACCTCTACTACCGCCTCAACGTCTTCACCCTCTTCATCCCCCCCCTGCGCGAGCGCAAGTCAGACCTCCTCCTCCTCGCCGACCACTTCGTCGCCAAGTACTCCCGCGAGCACGGCAAGAACATCCGCCGCATCTCCACCCCCGCCATCGACATGCTCGTCAGCTACCACTGGCCCGGTAACGTCCGCGAGCTCGAGAACATCATCGAACGCGCCGTCCTCGTCTGCGATGGCAATGCCATCCACGGTCATCACCTCCCGCCTACGTTGCAGACCGCCGAGGCCTCCGAGACCGTTACCAGTACCTCCCTCACCGACGCCGTTCAGCAGTTCGAAAAGGATTTGATCGCCGATGCCTTGAAGACCACCCGCGGCAATCGCGCCAAGGCCGCTCGGCTCCTTCGCACCACTGAACGCATCGTCAATTACAAGGTCTCCAAGTACGAGATCGATTGCTCTCGGTTCCGCTCGTAG
- the glnII gene encoding glutamine synthetase GlnII, with protein sequence MRKVMAEYIWIDGQKPTAKLRSKMKVLEGEVRSVSELPDWSFDGSSTYQAEGKKSDLLLRPVRYIPNPLRPGTSDILVLCEVMNPDGSPHWSNTRAPLRAVAEKHASEDTWFGMEQEYTLFEGNRPLGWPDKGFPAPQGGYYCGVGSDEVFGRKLVESHAEACLRAGIKLCGTNAEVMPAQWEFQIGPLSPLEMADELWLARWLLYRMGEEYGISATLHPKPVKGDWNGTGCHTNVSTKAMREAGGIKVIEAACEKLRARHEAHIQVYGAHNTERLTGLHETAPINVFRYGVSDRGSSIRIPLGTANDGKGYFEDRRPAANCDPYEVCRIMLETICG encoded by the coding sequence ATGCGTAAGGTGATGGCGGAGTACATCTGGATCGACGGGCAGAAGCCGACGGCGAAGCTGCGGTCGAAGATGAAGGTGTTGGAGGGGGAGGTCCGGAGCGTCTCCGAGTTGCCGGACTGGAGCTTCGACGGTTCCAGCACCTATCAGGCCGAGGGCAAGAAGAGCGATCTGCTGCTGAGGCCGGTGCGCTACATCCCGAACCCGCTGCGGCCGGGGACGTCGGACATCCTGGTGCTGTGCGAGGTGATGAATCCGGATGGCAGCCCGCACTGGAGCAACACGCGGGCGCCGCTGCGCGCGGTAGCGGAGAAGCACGCGTCCGAGGACACGTGGTTCGGCATGGAGCAGGAGTACACGCTCTTCGAGGGCAACCGTCCGCTGGGCTGGCCGGACAAGGGTTTCCCGGCGCCGCAGGGTGGCTACTACTGTGGCGTGGGCAGTGACGAGGTGTTCGGCCGCAAGCTGGTGGAGTCGCACGCCGAGGCGTGTCTGCGCGCGGGCATCAAGCTGTGCGGCACGAACGCCGAGGTGATGCCCGCGCAGTGGGAGTTCCAGATTGGCCCCCTCTCTCCGCTGGAGATGGCGGACGAGCTGTGGCTGGCGCGCTGGCTGCTGTACCGGATGGGCGAGGAGTACGGCATCAGCGCGACGCTGCACCCGAAGCCGGTGAAGGGTGACTGGAACGGGACGGGCTGCCACACCAACGTCAGCACGAAGGCGATGCGTGAGGCGGGCGGCATCAAGGTCATCGAGGCGGCGTGCGAGAAGCTGCGCGCGCGGCACGAGGCGCACATCCAGGTGTACGGCGCGCACAACACGGAGCGCCTGACGGGCCTGCACGAGACGGCGCCGATCAACGTGTTCCGGTACGGCGTCAGCGACCGTGGCTCGTCCATCCGCATCCCGCTGGGGACGGCGAACGACGGCAAGGGCTACTTCGAGGACCGTCGTCCGGCGGCCAACTGCGACCCGTACGAGGTGTGCCGCATCATGCTCGAGACGATCTGCGGCTGA
- a CDS encoding PQQ-dependent sugar dehydrogenase has protein sequence MLTTLPRPPLRWLPLLLTLACSSSSAPSSVRESPNTPGQEARVPTPQVPPTQAQVRAVSAENNLVRPARRDFNDERLRQLSVRPGFSINVFAQGLTNPRVLAVRPDGTVYVTEREAGRVTLLRDTNGDGRADQQTPALTGLGQKDSGVHGLALRGNQLYLVTVKQLYVADIRPDGTLATPRELTGDLPDGGQHGNRTLAFGPDGRLYLSVGSTCNACAETDPEHATLLRVDPTTGARSVFAKGLRNTIGFAWHPATGQLWGMDHGSDSRGDDFPPEELNRLEEGGDYGWPFCAGKQEVDPFVSAEPPNDLARPDYCARTKPSTLEYQGHSAPMTLTFYTGSQFPAEFRNDAFLALRGSWNRNPPTGYKLVRIRFDPQGNPLAFEDFVSGWLLEDGRAHFGRLVGTAVATDGSLLVTDDTNGIIYRIAYTGG, from the coding sequence ATGCTCACGACGCTCCCTCGCCCTCCTCTTCGCTGGTTGCCGCTGCTCCTCACGCTCGCCTGCTCGTCCAGCTCCGCTCCGTCCTCGGTGCGCGAGTCCCCGAACACTCCCGGACAGGAGGCGCGCGTCCCCACGCCCCAGGTCCCTCCCACCCAGGCCCAGGTCCGCGCCGTCTCCGCGGAGAACAACCTCGTCCGCCCCGCCAGACGAGACTTCAACGACGAGCGCCTGCGCCAGCTCTCCGTGCGCCCCGGCTTCAGCATCAACGTCTTCGCCCAGGGCCTCACCAACCCGCGCGTCCTCGCCGTCCGCCCCGATGGCACCGTCTACGTCACCGAGCGCGAGGCCGGCCGCGTCACCCTCCTGCGCGACACCAACGGCGATGGGCGCGCCGACCAGCAGACCCCCGCCCTCACCGGGCTCGGTCAGAAGGACAGCGGCGTGCACGGGCTCGCGCTGCGCGGCAACCAGCTCTACCTCGTCACCGTCAAGCAGCTCTACGTCGCGGACATCCGTCCCGATGGCACACTCGCCACGCCTCGCGAGCTCACCGGCGACCTGCCGGATGGCGGCCAGCACGGCAACCGCACCCTGGCCTTCGGCCCCGATGGCAGGCTCTACCTCTCCGTCGGCAGCACCTGCAACGCCTGCGCGGAGACGGACCCCGAGCACGCCACCCTGCTGCGCGTCGACCCCACCACCGGCGCCCGCTCCGTCTTCGCCAAAGGTCTGCGCAACACCATCGGCTTCGCCTGGCACCCCGCCACCGGCCAGCTCTGGGGCATGGACCACGGCTCCGACAGCCGCGGCGATGACTTCCCTCCCGAGGAGCTCAACCGCCTCGAAGAGGGCGGCGACTACGGCTGGCCCTTCTGCGCCGGCAAGCAGGAGGTGGACCCCTTCGTCTCCGCCGAGCCTCCCAATGACCTGGCGCGTCCCGACTACTGCGCTCGCACCAAGCCGTCCACGCTCGAGTACCAGGGCCACTCGGCGCCCATGACGCTCACCTTCTACACGGGCTCCCAGTTCCCCGCCGAGTTCCGCAACGACGCCTTCCTCGCCCTGCGCGGCTCGTGGAATCGCAACCCGCCCACCGGCTACAAGCTCGTGCGCATCCGCTTCGACCCGCAGGGCAACCCGCTCGCCTTCGAGGACTTCGTCTCCGGCTGGCTCCTCGAGGACGGCCGCGCCCACTTCGGACGACTCGTCGGCACCGCCGTGGCCACCGATGGCTCACTGCTCGTCACCGACGACACCAACGGCATCATCTACCGCATCGCCTATACCGGCGGCTGA
- a CDS encoding CsbD family protein, which produces MGEWTDKLKGKVKETAGVATGDRELEAEGKKDTLKGNVKEKIEDAKRVIKDADDEVKGRR; this is translated from the coding sequence ATGGGTGAGTGGACGGACAAGCTGAAGGGGAAGGTGAAGGAGACGGCGGGCGTGGCCACGGGAGACCGTGAGCTGGAGGCCGAGGGGAAGAAGGACACCCTCAAGGGCAACGTGAAGGAGAAGATCGAGGACGCGAAGCGGGTCATCAAGGACGCCGATGACGAAGTGAAGGGTCGTCGGTAG
- a CDS encoding YgaP family membrane protein, translating to MDARLEQLLEPRYDRVRRHGPERANEEILREARERMARYASRPLDEVEERLEELDREWDLERSLQVNAAAWSLVGLVLGATRDRKWLVLPGVVAGLLLQYGLTGWCPPVSLLRLLRCRTRGEIEAEKLALRVRRGDFKGLDEGHSASSEGPGWG from the coding sequence ATGGATGCCAGGCTGGAGCAGCTCCTCGAGCCCCGGTACGACCGGGTGCGCCGCCACGGACCGGAGAGGGCCAACGAGGAAATCCTGCGGGAGGCACGCGAGCGCATGGCCCGCTATGCGAGCCGTCCGCTGGACGAGGTGGAGGAGCGGTTGGAGGAACTGGATCGCGAGTGGGACCTCGAGCGGTCGTTGCAGGTGAACGCGGCGGCGTGGTCGTTGGTGGGGCTGGTGTTGGGGGCGACGAGGGACCGGAAGTGGCTGGTGTTGCCGGGAGTGGTGGCGGGCTTGTTGCTGCAGTACGGGCTGACGGGGTGGTGCCCACCGGTCTCGCTGTTGCGCCTGTTGCGGTGCCGCACGAGAGGTGAAATCGAGGCGGAGAAGCTCGCGCTTCGGGTGCGGAGGGGAGACTTCAAGGGGTTGGATGAAGGGCACTCGGCGAGCTCGGAGGGGCCGGGCTGGGGGTGA
- a CDS encoding alpha amylase C-terminal domain-containing protein, with protein sequence MSTSSINDPPKGTRPGSRSETRASSREENETPGANKNVLAAGAAVKRSVTLVYDAGPHGELTNLQVKGSWDTTGRYSAQWSERPLPMKSLGDGRWAVTVDVLDDGQPHDWEWGVMADGPAGKGQWAVMGEGNLKLDLKKPTSTYAPTTYHEMGARRSGADATFKLWAPNARGVQVKVTDPEGRVRRFPMEREEEGNWSARVKGGWKELVGKSYVYEVVDSAGATSERPDPYAWEMMGEQRGLSRMYLDAKTGKEVNRYAPDNVELMRFDIDDEEDGHVAYLVLKDESGRRLTGEELRKRLGDFDASLVDKLRDGKFNDFWARSVEPDGRIRMTNHEGAWTALVNDPRKLVGLRYELQVYERDAKGELRLRDDGNRDGRLSDGERLMSPHNDPWSDVITEGSGVTFRGSVITDPASYTWKNDGAPREKDPSRWVVYQLHVGSFLGEAGNGDRSTLEDVGARLDYFKKLGVTTLELLPVNEVEGSRNWGYLGVNSLAVESALGFEDNDGRWVSGTEALKRFIDEAHGQGLNVISDVVYNHVHGDYNGLWNLGGAENPYFNWSKEPGKFEQRDTPWGAVPAYWNPKVRQFFVDHAVAQVQELHFDGLRFDFTEPIKGTGGKDGWELLREINRQVHFFNPDAWTVAEQFDYDPSISRPVQKDGTGGGFDAQWYTEFQHRLVNDNGKPGLIQAAARGWKTDMDAFMSMMTNPRGLDGWKKALTIISNHDEVGNAQRTMNTAEGERPTDFPDQWSRSAARFVGGMGMAGPGIPMFFQGDEFGAQNDFRWGNPSTWDSDWSWESLGKDWDWDKVTFNDARKASYERLFTVAPEARVKDGEYQGLSPEDRKVFESLAAMPAERRTEAMLDITRRQSFHFYRDAISLRRSSPAFRADAEVHRVYTHDEDSVVAFTRKAGREEYLVVGSLNRKNLEGYPLSLPPGRWKEVLNSDAAVYGGNNFGNYGATLSGGITKVNIPSAGYVVFKKE encoded by the coding sequence ATGAGCACTTCCAGCATCAACGACCCGCCGAAGGGTACGAGGCCCGGTTCGAGGAGCGAGACCCGCGCGAGCAGCCGCGAGGAGAACGAGACTCCTGGCGCGAACAAGAACGTGCTCGCGGCGGGCGCTGCGGTGAAGCGCTCGGTCACGCTGGTCTATGACGCGGGACCGCACGGCGAGCTCACGAACCTTCAGGTGAAGGGCAGCTGGGACACGACGGGCCGCTATAGCGCGCAGTGGAGCGAGCGCCCGCTCCCGATGAAGTCCTTGGGAGACGGCAGGTGGGCGGTGACGGTGGACGTGCTGGACGACGGCCAGCCGCACGACTGGGAGTGGGGAGTCATGGCGGACGGCCCCGCGGGCAAGGGCCAGTGGGCGGTGATGGGCGAGGGCAACCTGAAGCTGGACTTGAAGAAGCCCACGAGCACGTACGCGCCGACGACGTACCACGAGATGGGGGCGAGACGTTCTGGGGCGGACGCCACGTTCAAGCTCTGGGCGCCGAACGCGAGGGGCGTACAGGTGAAGGTGACGGACCCCGAGGGGCGGGTGCGGCGCTTCCCGATGGAGCGGGAGGAGGAGGGCAACTGGTCCGCGAGGGTGAAGGGCGGGTGGAAGGAGCTGGTGGGCAAGTCGTACGTCTACGAGGTGGTGGACTCGGCGGGGGCGACGAGCGAGCGGCCAGACCCGTATGCGTGGGAGATGATGGGCGAGCAGCGAGGCCTGTCGCGGATGTACCTGGACGCGAAGACGGGCAAGGAGGTGAACCGCTACGCGCCGGACAACGTCGAGCTGATGCGCTTCGACATCGACGACGAGGAGGACGGGCACGTCGCGTACCTGGTGTTGAAGGACGAGAGTGGCCGGCGGCTGACCGGGGAGGAGCTGCGGAAGCGGTTGGGGGACTTCGACGCCTCGCTGGTGGACAAGCTGCGTGATGGGAAGTTCAACGACTTCTGGGCGAGGAGCGTCGAGCCGGATGGACGCATCCGGATGACGAATCATGAGGGGGCGTGGACGGCGCTGGTGAACGACCCGAGGAAGCTGGTGGGGTTGCGCTACGAGCTTCAGGTCTACGAGCGGGACGCGAAGGGCGAGCTGCGGCTGCGGGATGACGGGAACAGGGATGGGCGGCTGAGCGATGGGGAGCGCCTGATGTCACCGCACAACGATCCCTGGAGCGACGTCATCACGGAGGGGAGTGGGGTGACGTTCCGTGGCTCGGTCATCACGGATCCAGCGAGCTACACGTGGAAGAACGATGGAGCGCCGAGGGAGAAGGACCCGAGCAGGTGGGTGGTGTACCAGCTGCACGTGGGGAGCTTCCTGGGCGAGGCGGGGAACGGGGACCGTTCGACGCTGGAGGACGTGGGGGCGAGGCTGGACTACTTCAAGAAGCTGGGGGTGACGACGCTGGAGCTGTTGCCGGTGAATGAGGTGGAGGGGAGCCGGAACTGGGGCTACCTGGGGGTGAACAGCCTGGCGGTGGAGAGCGCGTTGGGCTTCGAGGACAATGACGGCAGGTGGGTGAGCGGGACGGAGGCGCTGAAGCGCTTCATCGACGAGGCTCACGGACAGGGGCTGAACGTCATCTCGGACGTGGTCTACAACCACGTGCACGGGGACTACAACGGGCTGTGGAACCTGGGGGGAGCGGAGAACCCGTACTTCAACTGGTCGAAGGAGCCGGGGAAGTTCGAGCAGCGGGACACGCCGTGGGGAGCGGTGCCGGCCTATTGGAACCCGAAGGTGAGGCAGTTCTTCGTGGACCACGCGGTGGCGCAGGTGCAGGAACTGCACTTCGACGGGCTGCGCTTCGACTTCACCGAGCCCATCAAGGGAACAGGGGGGAAGGACGGGTGGGAGCTGCTGCGGGAGATCAACCGTCAGGTGCACTTCTTCAACCCGGACGCGTGGACGGTGGCGGAGCAGTTCGACTACGACCCGAGCATCTCGAGGCCGGTGCAGAAGGACGGCACGGGAGGGGGCTTCGACGCGCAGTGGTACACGGAGTTCCAGCACCGGCTGGTGAATGACAATGGGAAGCCGGGGTTGATCCAGGCGGCGGCGCGCGGGTGGAAGACGGACATGGACGCGTTCATGTCGATGATGACGAACCCGCGAGGGCTGGATGGGTGGAAGAAGGCGCTGACCATCATCTCGAATCATGACGAGGTGGGGAACGCGCAGCGGACGATGAACACGGCGGAAGGGGAGCGGCCGACGGACTTCCCGGACCAGTGGTCCAGGAGCGCGGCGCGGTTCGTTGGGGGAATGGGGATGGCGGGCCCGGGCATCCCGATGTTCTTCCAGGGGGACGAGTTCGGAGCGCAGAACGACTTCCGGTGGGGCAACCCGTCCACGTGGGACAGCGATTGGAGCTGGGAGTCGCTGGGGAAGGACTGGGACTGGGACAAGGTGACGTTCAACGACGCGCGAAAGGCGAGCTACGAGCGCCTCTTCACGGTGGCACCGGAGGCGCGGGTGAAGGACGGGGAGTACCAGGGCCTGTCGCCAGAGGACCGGAAGGTCTTCGAGAGCCTGGCGGCGATGCCGGCGGAGCGGAGGACGGAGGCGATGCTGGACATCACTCGTCGGCAGAGCTTCCACTTCTACCGGGATGCGATCTCGCTGCGCCGCTCGAGCCCGGCCTTCCGGGCGGACGCGGAGGTGCACCGGGTGTACACGCACGACGAGGACTCGGTGGTGGCCTTCACGCGCAAGGCGGGGCGCGAGGAGTACCTCGTGGTGGGGAGCCTGAACCGGAAGAACCTGGAGGGCTACCCGCTGTCGTTGCCGCCGGGGAGATGGAAGGAAGTGCTGAACAGCGACGCTGCGGTGTACGGGGGGAACAACTTCGGCAACTACGGAGCGACGCTGAGCGGGGGCATCACGAAGGTGAACATCCCCTCGGCCGGCTACGTGGTCTTCAAGAAGGAGTAG